In Saccharothrix violaceirubra, the following are encoded in one genomic region:
- the miaA gene encoding tRNA (adenosine(37)-N6)-dimethylallyltransferase MiaA: MRRPVAVVGPTATGKSDLAVRLAEDLDGEVVNADALQLYRGMDIGTAKITEDERHGVPHHLLDVLDVTETAAVAAYQRDARATVEKILAADRTPVLVGGSGLYVQAVLDDLEFPGTDDAIRAALERELETLGAQALHDRLARVDPVAALAILPSNGRRVVRALEVVELTGRPFSATLPKPGPARWDTVLIGLDRDVSELDDRVNRRVADMFGAGLADEVRTLEAQGLREGRTAARALGYQQVLASFDGEYDMLTAAAATAQGTRRFVRRQRSWFRRDRRVRWFDAADAGLVADVLAHAAQ, translated from the coding sequence ATGCGCCGGCCCGTGGCCGTCGTCGGCCCCACCGCGACCGGCAAGTCCGACCTGGCCGTACGGCTCGCCGAGGACCTCGACGGCGAGGTGGTCAACGCCGACGCGTTGCAGCTCTACCGCGGCATGGACATCGGCACAGCCAAGATCACCGAGGACGAGCGGCACGGCGTGCCGCACCACCTGCTCGACGTGCTCGACGTGACCGAGACCGCGGCCGTCGCCGCCTACCAGCGCGACGCCCGCGCGACCGTGGAGAAGATCCTCGCCGCCGACCGCACGCCCGTGCTGGTCGGCGGTTCCGGCCTGTACGTCCAGGCCGTGCTCGACGACCTGGAGTTCCCCGGCACCGACGACGCCATCAGGGCCGCGTTGGAGCGTGAACTGGAGACCCTGGGCGCGCAGGCGCTGCACGACCGGCTCGCCCGGGTGGACCCGGTGGCGGCGCTGGCGATCCTGCCGTCCAACGGCCGCCGCGTGGTCCGCGCGCTGGAGGTCGTCGAACTCACCGGCCGGCCGTTCTCCGCCACGCTGCCCAAACCCGGACCGGCCCGCTGGGACACGGTCCTGATCGGCCTGGACCGCGACGTGTCCGAACTGGACGACCGGGTCAACCGGCGGGTCGCCGACATGTTCGGCGCGGGCCTGGCCGACGAGGTGCGCACCTTGGAGGCGCAGGGTCTGCGCGAAGGACGCACGGCCGCGCGGGCGTTGGGCTACCAGCAGGTGCTCGCGTCGTTCGACGGCGAGTACGACATGCTCACCGCCGCCGCGGCCACCGCGCAGGGCACGCGCCGGTTCGTCCGCCGGCAGCGGTCGTGGTTCCGCCGCGACCGCCGGGTGCGCTGGTTCGACGCGGCCGACGCGGGCCTGGTCGCGGACGTCCTCGCCCACGCGGCCCAGTAG